From the Montipora capricornis isolate CH-2021 chromosome 2, ASM3666992v2, whole genome shotgun sequence genome, one window contains:
- the LOC138038737 gene encoding apoptosis regulator Bcl-2-like: protein MAPSEVCHTPNMSANRRTKFSEERFAYELACDYIYYNKLGKEAHRLNTKVAATLRRIGREVESRHQLLLKNMCDKLDIRASTAHVTFRTVADEIFCTGINWGRIVVLFCFAAEVAVFCSQHEIDVVEDVVRWLSDYLSERTLAEWITKTGGWEAFSEQFKDVQDEREKFWWNSILYTTLGLGTLAAMLYVKS from the exons ATGGCCCCTTCAGAGGTTTGCCATACTCCGAACATGTCTGCAAATAGAAGGACGAAATTCTCGGAGGAAAGATTCGCTTACGAGTTAGCCTGCGACTACATTTACTACAACAAGCTTGGAAAGGAGGCTCACCGTTTAAACACGAAAGTTGCTGCGACTCTCCGCCGAATTGGCAGAGAAGTAGAATCTCGGCATCAACTTTTACTGAAAAACATGTGTGATAAACTTGATATCAGGGCTTCTACGGCTCACGTTACGTTTAGAACTGTGGCAGATGAAATATTCTGTACAGGAATAAACTGGGGTCGCATCGTTGTTCTGTTTTGCTTCGCGGCCGAAGTGGCAGTGTTCTGTAGTCAACACGAGATTGACGTCGTTGAAGATGTTGTCAGATGGCTTTCGGATTATTTGAGCGAGAGAACCTTGGCAGAATGGATAACGAAAACAGGAGGATGG GAAGCCTTTTCAGAACAATTCAAAGACGTTCAGGACGAGCGAGAGAAGTTTTGGTGGAACAGCATTCTATACACAACTCTGGGACTGGGCACCCTTGCCGCTATGCTGTATGTGAAAAGCTAG
- the LOC138038754 gene encoding zinc transporter ZIP3-like, which translates to MRHETAKGVAIAILFLLTMLVGLLPLKIRGSQRTRQRILGCCNCFAGGVFFATCLLDLLPMVREKYEQAFRLADVHTVFPVAEFTTCAGFFIVLIVEQIVHTLFRDSSIFHGRSNESERQPLMPKRRPSNEGYSQVDSASNSCLVDCRQGQHASFRVYILILALSLHSVFEGLALGLITDVTRLVQIAVAIVIHKSIIAFSLSVNLVQHEMQTKTVIKSAFLFSIMGPIGIGIGIAVLHSTSELSSSLTSGILQGIATGTFLFVTFFEIFQRELEANGDRLLKVIFMLAGYTIVTVLVYYSNDLEHDIGDLNPSVKNGTSSAT; encoded by the coding sequence ATGCGGCATGAAACAGCTAAAGGAGTTGCaatcgccattttgtttttgctcacaaTGCTTGTCGGTCTTCTTCCGCTGAAAATCCGGGGGTCGCAGAGAACGAGGCAGCGTATCCTTGGCTGTTGCAACTGCTTCGCCGGTGGAGTTTTCTTTGCAACCTGTTTGCTTGACTTGCTGCCGATGGTACGAGAAAAATATGAACAGGCGTTTCGCTTGGCAGATGTGCACACGGTTTTCCCTGTAGCCGAGTTCACGACTTGTGCCGGTTTTTTTATTGTACTAATCGTGGAACAGATCGTACACACACTATTCCGCGATTCATCAATTTTCCACGGACGGTCCAATGAATCTGAAAGACAGCCACTGATGCCAAAGCGTCGACCTTCAAATGAGGGATACAGTCAGGTGGATTCGGCGAGCAATTCTTGTCTAGTTGATTGTCGCCAAGGACAACATGCCAGTTTCAGAGTTTACATTCTAATTCTCGCTTTATCACTGCACTCCGTGTTCGAAGGACTTGCCCTCGGTTTAATCACAGACGTGACCCGGTTAGTTCAGATAGCAGTAGCTATTGTGATACATAAGTCGATTATTGCATTTTCACTCAGCGTCAACTTGGTGCAACACGAGATGCAAACGAAAACGGTCATCAAATCAGCTTTCCTTTTCTCCATCATGGGCCCTATCGGGATAGGAATAGGTATTGCTGTGCTTCACAGCACTTCTGAACTTAGCAGCAGTTTAACCTCGGGGATTCTGCAAGGGATCGCGACCGGGACATTTTTATTTGTCACGTTCTTTGAAATCTTCCAGCGTGAACTTGAAGCCAATGGGGACCGTCTCTTAAAAGTGATCTTCATGCTAGCAGGCTACACAATAGTCACTGTACTTGTTTACTATTCCAACGATTTGGAACACGACATCGGAGACCTTAACCCATCTGTCAAAAACGGCACATCCTctgcaacttga